In Falco biarmicus isolate bFalBia1 chromosome 7, bFalBia1.pri, whole genome shotgun sequence, a single window of DNA contains:
- the MINAR1 gene encoding major intrinsically disordered Notch2-binding receptor 1, with protein MESNQDSSLFLVKILEELDTKQNTVSYQDLCKSLCARFDLSQLAKLRSVLFYTACLDPNFPATLFKDKMRCTVNNQQSKKIMVAADIVTIFNLIQMNGGVAKEKLPVARQKVKKKESFESCRSDTEICNLADCVPNCELNDQEFNRGFPVRRSSKCRKMDCKDCQQFVPSSEPNFLLGVNKEMKGRAASLDRLQALASYSIATSPPCEMQSTYFPMNIENESISDQDSLPISAGIKETFISNEEPFVMQSCVQKRNIFKEDFHNLITISPNLIPSNKKSEDGHREPQNRKESSKQAFFNHSFEMPYSSQYLNPVYSPIPDKRRVKHESLDDLQASTYFGPTTILGPQDTKKWTGKPAKQTAWPAKSWSLNTEEVPDFERSFFNRKQSEEKPRYQSSNNPSPSFPSADRHQSYLNTKEQQPIMQANYAVKPNGHKPKEIPSILDVEKHEPVKKFKDKSINCTSVQILSIDRTTSVGTQTEQQGLDHKKCKDLCAAGQAKYGERHSLKQSDDDSEIVSDDISDIFRFLDDMSISGSTGVMQSSCYNSTGSLSQVHKSDCESSPEHNLTKISNGNACNKLDKVVRADISNTDDELKTSVCKLVLRIGEIEKKLESLSGVREEISQVLGKLSKLDQKIQQPEKVSVQIDLNSLTSEAASDESNSPQIFQCHNTPHGGKLENNPEWCCSDASGSNSESLRVKALKKSLFTRRSSRSLTEENSATESKIASISNSPRDWRAITYTNQVGITEEEMKERDGGENKDWHRKSKEADRQYEIPQPHRLSKQPKDAFLIEQVFSPHPYPASLKSHMKSNPLYTDMRLTELAEVKRAQPSWTIEEYTRNSGDKGKIAALDLQTQESLNPNNLEYWMEDIYTPGYDSLLKRKEAEFRRAKVCKIAALIAAAACTVILVIVVPICTMKS; from the exons ATGGAGTCCAACCAGGATTCCTCGCTCTTCCTGGTGAAGATCTTGGAGGAGCTGGACACAAAGCAGAATACTGTTTCTTACCAGGACCTCTGCAAGTCCCTATGTGCAAGGTTTGATTTATCCCAGTTGGCGAAGCTCAGAAGTGTGCTGTTTTACACTGCTTGCCTGGATCCTAATTTCCCAGCAACTTTGTTCAAAGACAAAATGAGATGCACTGTAAACAATCAGCAATCAAAGAAAATCATGGTTGCAGCAGATATAGTAACAATATTCAACCTCATACAAATGAATGGGGGAGTGGCCAAGGAGAAACTTCCAGTTGCAAGGCAGaaagtgaagaagaaagaatCCTTTGAGTCCTGTAGATCTGACACGGAAATCTGCAATTTGGCAGACTGCGTGCCCAACTGCGAGCTGAATGACCAGGAATTCAATCGGGGCTTTCCAGTTAGAAGGtcttcaaaatgcagaaagatgGACTGCAAAGACTGCCAGCAGTTTGTCCCCTCATCAGAACCCAACTTTTTACTGGGGGTTAATAAGGAGATGAAGGGTCGGGCTGCTTCTCTGGACAGGCTGCAGGCGTTGGCATCCTACTCCATCGCCACGTCTCCACCATGTGAGATGCAGAGTACGTACTTCCCCATGAACATTGAAAATGAATCTATTTCAGACCAGGACTCCTTGCCTATAAGTGCAGGAATAAAAGAAACTTTCATTTCGAATGAGGAGCCGTTCGTGATGCAGTCATGTgtccagaaaagaaatatattcaaaGAAGATTTTCATAATCTGATTACAATATCTCCCAACTTAATACCGTCTAACAAAAAGTCAGAAGATGGACACAGAGAGCCtcagaacaggaaagaaagctCTAAGCAGGCTTTCTTCAACCACAGCTTTGAAATGCCATACAGCAGCCAGTACTTGAATCCAGTTTATTCTCCTATACCAGACAAAAGACGAGTGAAGCATGAAAGTTTAGATGATCTTCAAGCTTCAACGTATTTTGGCCCAACTACCATTCTCGGGCCCCAGGACACCAAAAAGTGGACTGGAAAGCCAGCCAAGCAAACTGCCTGGCCAGCTAAAAGCTGGAGTTTAAATACTGAGGAGGTACCTGACTTTGAACGGTCATTTTTTAATAGGAAGCAGTCTGAAGAGAAGCCACGATACCAGAGTTCAAACAATCCATCTCCAAGCTTCCCTTCAGCTGACAGGCATCAGTCCTACCTGAACACGAAGGAGCAGCAACCAATTATGCAAGCAAACTATGCTGTGAAACCAAATGGGCATAAACCCAAGGAAATCCCTTCCATTCTAGATGTGGAGAAACACGAGCCAGTCAAAAAGTTTAAGGATAAAAGTATCAATTGTACTTCTGTTCAGATCTTAAGCATCGACAGGACCACGAGTGTTGGGACACAAACAGAGCAGCAAGGTCTGGACCACAAGAAGTGCAAGGATTTGTGTGCGGCGGGCCAGGCCAAGTATGGTGAGCGGCACTCTCTCAAGCAGTCAGATGATGACTCCGAAATTGTGAGTGATGACATCAGTGACATTTTTCGGTTTTTGGATGACATGAGTATCAGTGGGTCCACAGGAGTGATGCAGTCTTCGTGCTACAACAGCACTGGTTCCTTGTCTCAGGTGCATAAATCAGACTGTGAGAGCTCACCTGAGCACAATTTGACTAAAATCTCCAACGGGAATGCCTGTAACAAATTGGATAAAGTGGTCCGGGCAGATATCAGCAACACAGATGATGAACTAAAAACGAGTGTCTGCAAATTAGTTTTGAGGATTGgtgaaatagaaaagaaactgGAATCTCTCTCAGGCGTCCGAGAAGAAATCTCCCAAGTCCTGGGAAAATTAAGCAAGTTGGATCAAAAAATTCAACAGCCAGAGAAGGTCAGTGTACAAATAGATCTCAATTCGTTGACGAGTGAGGCTGCATCAGATGAGAGTAACTCCCCACAGATATTTCAGTGCCACAATACTCCTCATGGAGGCAAACTGGAGAATAATCCAGAATGGTGCTGTTCGGATGCCAGTGGAAGTAATAGTGAGAGTCTTCGGgtaaaagccttaaaaaaaagtttgtttacGAGGAGGTCATCGAGATCATTAACAGAGGAAAACAGTGCAACTGAATCCAAAATAGCAAGTATTTCAAACTCTCCCCGAGACTGGAGAGCTATTACTTACACCAACCAAGTTGGCATTACAGAAGAGGAGATGAAAGAgagagatggaggagaaaataagGACTGGCACAGGAAATCTAAAGAG GCAGACAGGCAATATGAAATCCCACAGCCACATAGACTCTCTAAACAACCAAAAGATGCTTTCTTGATTGAGCAAGTCTTTAGTCCTCATCCCTACCCCGCATCACTCAAGTCACACATGAAAAGCAACCCGCTCTACACAGACATGAGGTTGACAGAGCTGGCTGAAGTGAAACGCGCCCAGCCATCATGGACCATAGAGGAATATACAAGGAATTCAGGGGATAAAGGCAAGATTGCAGCATTGGATCTACAA acTCAAGAATCTTTAAACCCAAACAACTTAGAGTACTGGATGGAAGACATTTATACTCCTGGCTATGATTCCTTATTAAAACGCAAAGAAGCCGAGTTCAGAAGAGCAAAGGTTTGCAAGATAGCTGCCCtgatagcagcagcagcttgtaCGGTTATTCTGGTCATTGTAGTTCCCATTTGTACAATGAAATCCTGA